A window from Trichomycterus rosablanca isolate fTriRos1 chromosome 21, fTriRos1.hap1, whole genome shotgun sequence encodes these proteins:
- the LOC134335307 gene encoding uncharacterized protein LOC134335307 gives MYHFSVQETDRGSYFCQASNTFLQRAVSSRKIFLDVLAPPSVTILPLAVLSTVGAEVVIQCQVSGHPIPSVEWSKQGQSARTGGKVIMGVRNATLYISSVRTYDEGVYTCAASNSVGQDQKTTTLRIAAKPVIILFSGSVNVSKGATINVPCRAVGNLPIKYTWGKSGLQTALSLLPHIYIDDNKTLHISNAHQSDSGEYYCTAENDMGRDSKKTIITVFTGDHEEDILSTVPEINLEEPTNPANYNLKSYKDVYLRDSPRHSISDATPNVANTPFNNHDVINFVDRQKNDVRKSSELLPVAFHSKLQTNAQQSHSYITAPTPIIQHPDHPTLHPSLQAESWSVHTQFLRKTSRLSNQHASSLQDHLSPSSIVQGLGQLTQVTGFTNYNMNSMNSSTNTTDKEVNLSWSQPTEPLDATKASQTNNTEVVETLKKNTSKAPMRTTDNNAREKRKSQGWLPVIEEHDIPIVVGVGVSLAFIFITMSFYSLFRKNDPAAITTGRAAIRGPIGRPGERLAIERTYDNKAFEDDNMVAVIEQSPNTSETRAQRPASSPSTLLMEPSYEDAPEEVQPTRDFPVIVETHPDRDLTEEQLETSFEDGKITPPHPSDIQLQCMEDWRSPDLGQCQDPPSPTPVNTVGPQESLRSSLTLQTSESSSTPVHHSISLSHNSCPLMLSHCVTMGMTSIAVDVHFYPSVVQNSFSTSAPSSSTTFGPSRPQGGSRPEHDSAAPSAHNGK, from the exons ATGTATCATTTCAGTGTACAAGAAACAGACAGAGGATCTTATTTTTGTCAAGCATCTAATACCTTCCTACAAAGAGCTGTATCTTCTAGAAAAATCTTTCTGGATGTCCTGG CTCCTCCATCCGTGACTATCTTGCCCCTGGCAGTACTTTCCACAGTGGGAGCGGAGGTGGTGATTCAGTGCCAGGTGTCAGGACACCCTATTCCTTCAGTCGAGTGGTCCAAGCAGGGCCAGTCTGCAAGAACAGGAGGGAAAGTTATAATGGG ggTAAGAAATGCAACACTTTACATCTCTTCAGTGAGAACATATGATGAAGGTGTTTACACATGTGCAGCTTCCAATTCTGTGGGACAGGACCAGAAAACCACTACCTTGCGTATAGCTG CAAAACCAGTCATTATATTGTTTTCGGGATCAGTGAACGTATCAAAGGGAGCCACTATTAATGTACCGTGCCGAGCTGTTGGAAATCTACCAATAAAGTACACATGGGGGAAAAGTGGCCTTCAGACAGCACTCTCACTTTTACCCCACATATACATTGATG ATAACAAGACGCTTCACATCTCCAATGCCCACCAGTCAGATTCAGGAGAGTATTACTGCACTGCTGAAAATGACATGGGTCGGGATAGTAAAAAGACCATTATAACAGTGTTCACTG GTGATCATGAAGAAGATATATTATCTACA GTCCCAGAAATTAATTTAGAAGAACCTACAAATCCTGCAAATTACAATTTAAAATCATATAAAG ATGTTTACTTGAGAGACTCACCAAGACATTCTATCAGTGATGCTACCCCAAATGTAGCCAATACACCCTTCAATAATCATGATGTAATAAATTttgtggacagacagaaaaacgaTGTCCGAAAATCATCAGAACTATTGCCTGTTGCCTTCCACTCCAAGCTTCAAACAAATGCACAACAAAGTCACTCATATATTACTGCTCCTACCCCAATCATTCAGCATCCAGATCATCCGACCCTGCATCCAAGCCTACAAGCTGAGTCATGGTCTGTACACACCCAGTTCCTCAGGAAAACTAGTCGCCTTTCAAACCAGCACGCAAGCTCCCTGCAGGACCATCTATCTCCTAGTTCAATAGTTCAGGGCCTTGGTCAACTCACCCAGGTCACTGGGTTCACAAATTATAATATGAACAGTATGAACAGTAGTACCAACACGACTGATAAGGAAGTCAATCTGAGCTGGAGtcaacccactgagccacttgATGCCACCAAGGCTTCACAGACGAATAATACAGAAGTAGTTGAAACATTGAAGAAAAACACATCTAAAGCCCCCATGAGGACCACAGACAACAATGCCAG AGAGAAAAGGAAGTCACAAGGTTGGCTACCAGTAATTGAAGAGCATGACATTCCTATTGTTGTAGGGGTTGGAGTTTCCTTAGCTTTCATTTTTATCACCATGAGTTTTTACTCTTTGTTTCGGAAAAATGACCCTGCAGCCATAACAACGGGACGAGCAG CTATCAGAGGCCCGATCGGCAGGCCTGGGGAACGTCTTGCCATTGAAAGGACGTATGATAATAA AGCTTTTGAGGATGACAACATGGTTGCTGTTATTGAGCAAAGTCCAAACACATCTGAGACCAGAGCCCAACGCCCAGCATCCAGCCCATCCACTTTGCTAATGGAGCCGTCTTATGAGGATGCACCAGAGGAAGTGCAGCCAACCCGAGACTTCCCAGTCATAGTGGAAACACACCCTGACCGAGATTTGACCGAGGAGCAG TTGGAGACCTCATTTGAGGATGGCAAAatcaccccaccccacccatcCGACATCCAGCTTCAGTGCATGGAAGACTGGAGAAGCCCCGATTTGGGGCAGTGCCAAGATCCCCCTTCACCAACCCCTGTCAACACTGTGGGTCCTCAGGAGAGCCTCCGCTCCTCACTCACTCTGCAAACCAGTGAATCCTCCTCCACACCCGTGCACCACAGCATCAGCCTCTCCCACAATTCCTGTCCCCTCATGCTGTCCCACTGCGTGACCATGGGCATGACCTCCATAGCCGTAGATGTGCACTTCTACCCCTCTGttgtacagaacagcttcagcACTTCCGCTCCCAGTTCTAGCACTACGTTTGGGCCTTCGAGGCCTCAGGGAGGATCCAGGCCTGAACACGATTCAGCAGCACCATCTGCTCATAACGGAAAATAA